The nucleotide window GCCCATGACACTCGGCGCCGTGCTTGCCGAGGTTGGCCGCCTGCTTCCCGGCCACGATTTAGCCTCGGTTAGTGTACTGGATGCTCTGCATTAGCTTCTTTCCCTATTAATCGATATGTTTCTTGGGCTACGGGAATCAAAATCAAATCTTTGATAAGAAATTCGAGATCAAGTCTTCTCTCTTGCCCTTGATTTAATTGTTTCTTGGAACTTGGCATGTTGTTTTGGGGAGTCAAGGTTAAATTTTGATGGGAAATCGAGATGAAAGTAGATGCCTTATGCCTAGTTAAGGTAGGACGCAAATTTACATCCGCACCGCACTAATTTACGTTTTTCCTCACTCTCATAACTACATAGCCGCTCTACAAGTGCTTAGCAAATTTTCACCTGTGCTCTTTCACTTCTTAGCTTGCTTGGCGAAAATCTAGATTCAAATACCGTGTGATGGCAACTAAGAAGAGGGCAGCGTGATGCAAATTTGGTTCCATAGGACATGAATTTTTTTAGATGGATAATTTGTTGAGGGGATAAAAAATAGAAAGGGCTATAAAGTGTGGTAGATACAGGAAAAAACACTTGGAAGAGTGAGGTTTCTCCTAAAAGTGCGGAAAGTGTATGGAATCTGCAGTAAAAGTGGAACCGTTGAATTGGCCACAACAATTCCTCAGTCGCTGTTTCTTGCGGCAAAGCAGGGATCACAACATCTtgattttttatctgttatttttATGTTATAAAGACACATAATTTATTTTTGTTCTCTGCTTATTTTCTACATGCAAAATGTAGATTGTTGATTCACATGAATTTATTGAGAAGTTTTCTTTACCATatacatgattttttttcttttctagtttCCATGTAATTGTTGTACCACTTCCTCTGCTGGTTTTGCATTTTGATTTTGGTTTCACgggcatgattttttttttcctgcaaaTTCCTGCAAGCATATGTAGGACATATTTGACATTGAATTTGCTAAATTGGCTAACATTTTTCTTAATCATCTGTCTTTGGATTTAAGGTCAGAGCTGGGTTTGAGATGGCACTTATTGATGCTGCTGCTAATAGTATTAGAATTCCCCTTTGGAGATTGTTTGGTGGAGCATCAAATTCTATTACAACAGATATAACAGTTAAACCCTTCCCTTACCTGAAATGTGTCCTTCATCACAACTTCCACTATTCTACTGCTTCTTTCTTCGGATGATCTCCATGTTTTGAATGCAGATTCCAATTGTATCTCCAAGTGAAGCTGCTGAATTGGCTGCAAAGTATTGCAGACAAGGGTTTAGTACATTGAAGCTCAAGGTGGGAAAAGACTTGAACTCAGACATTGAAGTTTTGAGGGCTATAAGATATGTTCATCCTGATTGTTCATTTATTTTGGACGCAAACGAAGGCTACAAATCTCATCAAGCAATTGAAGTTCTTGATAAACTTCATGGTATGTACTACTGACTTAACGGGCTTATATGTACATAGCTATGCATGTCGCTTTGTGATTTATATTTTGTTCTTTTGAGATATGATGCTCAGTAAACTTGCTGTGACAAAAAGAAAATGTCCTTTCTGTTTGTGTGTTAAGTTCTCTTCCTGTTATGAGTGACAAAATGTTGCTAAAGATCTTACATATATATTTCCAGCTATGGGGGTTACTCCTATTTTATTTGAGCAGCCTGTCCATAGAGATGATTGGGAAGGCCTCCATGTTGTTAGTCATATTGCAAAAGATAAATATGGTGTATCTATTGCTGCTGATGAAAGTTGTAGGAGCGTAGCTGATGCACACAAAATTATACAAGGGAATCTAGCCCATGTTATCAACATCAAACTTGCAAAGCTAGGGGTTATTGGTGCACTCGAGATAATCAACATTGCTAGAGATGCTGGCGTTGCTCTTATGATTGGTGGTATGGTTGAAACAAGACTGGCCATGGGCTTTTCTGCTCATCTGGCTGCTGGCCTTGGTTGTTTCAGGTATGCCTATGCTTTCTTTCAAAATTTTCCACTTCTCTAACTAATGTCAAAATGATCATAATCCTTTCCTTTGTAGTGTGTCGAGGTTGTGTCCTAAAATGTCATGCTTATAATTGTGATTGGATGATCTAATTGTTGCAGTTTCATTGATCTTGACACACCACTTCTTCTATCAGAAGATCCAGTGATCGGAGGTTATGAAGGTATTATCATCAACCAAATCCATTTGCACCACAAGATCTCTAAAAGGATTTCCATCAGTCACTAATCTGTATTGCTAGTCTCTTCTATTATTCTAATTGCCATTTTAaacctttgattttttttaattcaatagattttttttctagtcatatttctcttttttttgtcttAATTAGCTTCTGGTGCCATATACAAGTTCAACAATTCCAGAGGCCATGGTGGTTTTCTTCACTGGGACAATATCTCATGGTgagtcttctttcttctttcttttgaaaTACAAAGGTATTGTGCTCTATGGAGTCACCTGAATAACTTCGATTTAAATGTTTTCTTTTGAAATAATACACAGCTGCAGGACTTCGGTATCATGAGTTTTGTATCAAAACATAATTGATGAACTGTCTTGCTAAATGCTTGATTTGGACTCTGGATATTCAAACTCACTGAAGTTTTACATGAGTCAAACTATTTGGCTTCAACAAACCTCTAAAACACAACCGTACTCGGGCGTCTCCTTTGCCTACATaaaagagaagtatgatgacaactAACATGATTAATACTACTGGATATCCTATTAGTTAAAAGATAAACATCAATAGGCAGAGAGAATTATCAATGTCATTTACTCTTTGACTTCAACAAACCTCTACAAAACACATTCGTACTCGAGCGGCTCCTTTGCCAACATAGAAGAGATGTTTGATGATGTCTAACATGATTAACACTACCGGATATCCTATTTGTTGAAGCATAAACATCAATAGGAAAAGAGAATCATCAATGAATTTGTGAGCCTTAATAGACTTATCGGGTCTCGTATCCTACTTTCCATTTAGGATGACCTCGTGGCAGCGTTGCCTTCCCTTATAAAATGAAATTCTTCATGTAGTATGTATGCATGATCATACGAGAGGACTCTActtatttcttttttataattGTACCCTTTTTCTCTATTTGTAGTTTTTATCTATGCGAGCATAACCTGTTCAGAAGAGATCATGTTTTCTATCATTTTGCATTCCAGAAACCTGATGCTAAACATTTAGACTAAATGATTGTCATTGAAAGATTAGTTTAATGGCTCTAACGCTGCTTATGTGAATTTTCCAGAGGTGGGCATCGAACCTTCCATGATACCGCTGTTGATTATGGATGCATGTTTCAGTGTATGCTGCCTTGGACTGAGAGAGTTGCTGGCCTTACCCACTGTCAGCTTTGATGATACAGAGCCTTTACCTTTATGGGTTGCAAAATCTCTTAATGTTCAGTATTACCTGACATTTCTTATGGACTTTTCATCAATCTTCAATCCGGCATTTGTTTCAGCAGACGATGTGAAGTTTAATATCCATTTTCTGGGATTGGTTGCCTAAAGTTATCCCTGATTTGTTCCTCTTCGCTCAGTGAGCAGAAGTTGAATTATGCTGAACTATATAACAAGTCAAATGGAGTACAAAATGAAACCTAGGCTTTCTCTTTTAGGAGgggataaataagattttatgcaGTAGAATAGtcgaaattaaaaataaaatttccgAAGAATTGAAAGTGTCGGATGGTGTATATTTTGTTTGGTCCTAACTTAACAAGTTTAAATTTCTTAATCGAATtagtatttgatttcatgtatGCTAATTATGTTTGGACTCATCCATGTAAAATTAAAATTCTCAAGATATGTCACTGCTATCAACCTTCacaaaaagaggaaaaaacaaACACAGGAAAAATGAGTACAGCATGCAAAAgcgatttttttttctgaaaaagagaaaaacaaagcaTGCAATGGGTCGAAGAACAAGAAAATGCTGCGAacaaatcacaaaaaaaaaacatgcaaTGTGCTGAAGAATAAGCATCTGTAGAAAATGCTGCAAACAGATCACCAATCACCATAAATTCCTCAGCACTACTACTGGATAATTAGGTAGAAGAAAGTACTCCTTCTCAAGCCTCTAGTCTATGACACTCAATACGTTGTCAAAATAAAGGGATCAAATTGAATTCCTTCCTGATCTCAATAATGTAATCGGAGAAAAACCAGACATCGGAACCAGGAACACATCACAGGAACATAAAGTTCAGGAAAGGACAAAACAAATCAAATCTAAGCCTCTTTACGACAACCATAAGTCATCACAGCCATATTTTATGCCCAGAATCCGACACAGTTGTAACAGTAGATTTGTAGCCTTAAATCCTGTGTTCTCCAGTGCCGTGATCTTTCCTTTTCCAAAAGCAAGGTGGAACACGATGATGACTTCGTCATGGCCACGTGAAGCAAGGAACAGTCTGCCCTTTTccacctccttttcttctctttcaattATGCGAGGCAAAAGGACACAGTCTTCCTTGTTCTCCTCCACAAAACACTCGCAGATCAGAGACTTAACCCACAGTGCAGCAGAGTTGGGTTACAGTCCCGGCtgcgttgtgtgtgtgtgtgtgtatatgtgagtgtgtgtgtgtgtgtgtgtgtgagagagagagagagagagagagagagagggagagatgaGAATTCTGCAGAAGCTGAAGCTGCTGGTGGTACAGTGCGCTGCAGCCAGAAGCAGCACCGGCAGCGACGTCCGCTCCTTTAACATCCGGCAACGATGGAGGCCGGCGAAGAAGCTCTACGTCTTCTCCAAGTTTCGTCGGCTGCTCCGCCGAGGGGTTTGCTCCGAAGATGAGCAGCCGAGCTTGGAGGAGAGCAAGGGGATGATGAAACAGAGGCTACTGGATCTGTTTGCTTCCTCGCAGTCGGTGGAAGACGAAGgcggcagcagcaacagcagcggtGGCG belongs to Musa acuminata AAA Group cultivar baxijiao chromosome BXJ1-11, Cavendish_Baxijiao_AAA, whole genome shotgun sequence and includes:
- the LOC103971362 gene encoding L-Ala-D/L-amino acid epimerase; this encodes MDPLCSSTLYSSAQTSLFSSLISTKHRNKTTPRPHAPRVPHRELFIFRCADASTRRSQPAVAMSFGFESLKETLTIDVGRAEGRPLDVPLARPFTIASSRLDRVGNVAIRVELHNGSVGWGEAPVLPSVTAEDQSSALAAAADACRVLVRSPPMTLGAVLAEVGRLLPGHDLASVRAGFEMALIDAAANSIRIPLWRLFGGASNSITTDITIPIVSPSEAAELAAKYCRQGFSTLKLKVGKDLNSDIEVLRAIRYVHPDCSFILDANEGYKSHQAIEVLDKLHAMGVTPILFEQPVHRDDWEGLHVVSHIAKDKYGVSIAADESCRSVADAHKIIQGNLAHVINIKLAKLGVIGALEIINIARDAGVALMIGGMVETRLAMGFSAHLAAGLGCFSFIDLDTPLLLSEDPVIGGYEASGAIYKFNNSRGHGGFLHWDNIS
- the LOC135596443 gene encoding uncharacterized protein LOC135596443, with the translated sequence MRILQKLKLLVVQCAAARSSTGSDVRSFNIRQRWRPAKKLYVFSKFRRLLRRGVCSEDEQPSLEESKGMMKQRLLDLFASSQSVEDEGGSSNSSGGDDGRAVEALTARRGGRAWRFRSAAGLRCRLLRRAWRPVLVAIPESD